In Thiohalorhabdus sp. Cl-TMA, the following are encoded in one genomic region:
- a CDS encoding IS3 family transposase (programmed frameshift) — MAKSQARYSAEFREQMVELVRAGRSPHELAEEFEPSAQTIRNWFLQAERDAGNRSDGLNSEEQAELCRLRQENRQLREEREILGKAGGLVRSGIQDGSTRIFRFVRANQAMHSVATMCRVLGVSRSGFYAWRRRQPSARERADRALLGQIRAIHGRSRGTYGAPRIHAELAEAGFPVSRKRVARLMRQDSLRGVTRRKGIRTTTPAQQERPAPDWVDRAFQAEAPDALWVSDITYMPTDAGFLYLAMVLDVFSRRVVGWSMAGHMRTELVLNALDMAVHSRKPESVIHHSDQGCQYTSLAFGQRCQEAGIAQSMGSVGDCYDNALAESFFATLECELIDRQRFRNHPAAKRAIFEFIEGWYNPTRRHSALGQRSPRDHEQAWQEAA; from the exons ATGGCCAAGTCGCAAGCCCGGTATTCGGCGGAATTCCGGGAACAGATGGTGGAGCTGGTCCGGGCGGGCCGGAGCCCCCACGAGTTAGCCGAGGAGTTTGAGCCCTCGGCCCAGACGATTCGCAACTGGTTTCTCCAGGCCGAGCGGGACGCCGGAAACCGCTCGGATGGCCTGAACAGTGAGGAGCAGGCCGAATTGTGTCGCCTGCGCCAGGAGAACCGCCAGCTCCGGGAGGAGCGGGAGATCCTGGGAAAGGCCG GCGGCCTGGTTCGCTCGGGAATCCAAGACGGTTCCACCCGAATCTTCCGATTCGTGAGGGCGAACCAGGCAATGCATTCGGTGGCGACCATGTGCCGGGTACTGGGCGTCTCTCGCAGCGGCTTCTACGCCTGGCGGCGGCGCCAGCCCTCGGCTCGGGAGCGGGCCGATCGAGCCCTGCTCGGCCAAATTCGGGCCATCCATGGGCGGTCTCGCGGTACTTACGGAGCGCCTCGCATTCATGCCGAGCTGGCTGAAGCTGGATTCCCGGTGAGCCGCAAACGCGTTGCTCGGTTGATGCGGCAGGACAGCCTGCGCGGCGTGACGCGCCGCAAGGGCATCCGGACCACCACGCCGGCGCAGCAGGAGCGCCCGGCGCCGGACTGGGTGGACCGAGCTTTCCAAGCCGAGGCACCGGATGCGCTCTGGGTCTCGGACATTACGTATATGCCCACGGACGCCGGCTTTCTGTACCTGGCCATGGTGCTCGATGTTTTCAGCCGCCGTGTGGTCGGCTGGTCGATGGCCGGCCACATGCGCACCGAACTCGTGCTGAACGCCCTGGATATGGCGGTGCACAGCCGCAAGCCGGAATCGGTCATCCACCATTCCGACCAGGGATGTCAATACACCTCGCTGGCCTTCGGTCAGCGCTGCCAGGAGGCCGGCATTGCCCAGTCCATGGGCTCGGTCGGGGATTGCTATGACAACGCCCTGGCCGAGAGCTTTTTCGCGACCCTCGAATGCGAATTGATCGACCGTCAGCGCTTCCGAAACCACCCGGCGG